A part of Planococcus sp. MB-3u-03 genomic DNA contains:
- a CDS encoding GAF domain-containing sensor histidine kinase: MVPEQHSDVILLKEIAELLNEETNMERMLGGAIDKLLQNSNFETAWIFFIDEKGKHRLVAQANLPDALEERDCRHLTKGGCWCVKRYHDGDLEKASNIIACQRIENAKAAHGKIGNISHHATVPLQSGKEKFGLLNIAAADTVRFSKDELALLESVAFQIGSAIKRIVLTKQEQELALVKERNRLARDLHDSVNQLLFSVTLTARGGIEMAEDEAQKSTFRDIQHLSQEALNEMRALIWQLRPKGLESGLIDAIKAYGEMLGLSMETKVTGVIQLPSRTEETLFRIAQEALNNVRKHAGTSAAQIYVTITPTDVLLVIKDEGLGFSPAHGTIPSIGIQSIRDRAKAEGGTADWSSELSKGTEILVRIPY, from the coding sequence ATGGTGCCTGAACAGCATTCGGACGTCATTTTATTGAAAGAGATCGCGGAGTTGTTGAACGAAGAAACGAATATGGAGCGCATGCTCGGCGGTGCGATCGACAAGCTGCTGCAAAACTCCAATTTTGAAACGGCATGGATCTTTTTCATAGATGAAAAAGGCAAGCACAGACTTGTGGCACAAGCCAATTTGCCGGATGCCCTCGAGGAGCGGGACTGCCGCCATTTAACAAAAGGCGGCTGCTGGTGCGTCAAACGCTATCATGACGGCGATTTGGAAAAGGCGTCGAATATCATCGCCTGCCAGCGCATTGAAAACGCCAAAGCAGCACACGGGAAAATCGGTAATATTTCTCATCACGCGACTGTACCGCTCCAGTCAGGCAAGGAAAAGTTCGGCTTGCTCAATATTGCTGCGGCCGATACGGTGCGCTTTTCAAAAGACGAACTGGCCTTATTGGAATCGGTAGCATTCCAGATCGGATCCGCCATCAAGCGCATCGTCCTGACCAAACAAGAACAAGAGCTGGCACTCGTCAAAGAGCGCAATAGGCTCGCGCGGGATTTGCACGATTCCGTCAACCAGCTGTTATTCTCGGTCACGTTGACGGCGAGGGGCGGCATCGAAATGGCGGAAGACGAAGCGCAAAAGAGCACGTTCCGGGACATCCAGCATCTCAGCCAGGAAGCGCTCAACGAAATGAGGGCGTTGATTTGGCAATTGCGGCCGAAAGGGCTGGAGAGCGGCTTGATCGATGCGATCAAAGCGTACGGGGAAATGCTCGGGCTGTCGATGGAAACGAAAGTGACCGGCGTGATCCAATTGCCGTCGCGTACAGAAGAAACCTTATTTCGCATTGCGCAGGAAGCATTGAATAATGTGCGCAAGCATGCGGGCACAAGCGCTGCCCAAATCTATGTGACGATTACACCGACAGATGTCTTATTGGTCATTAAAGACGAAGGGCTCGGTTTTTCCCCTGCACACGGCACGATCCCGTCGATCGGCATACAGAGCATTCGCGATCGGGCGAAAGCAGAAGGCGGCACTGCCGATTGGTCCAGCGAATTAAGCAAAGGAACGGAAATCCTTGTCCGGATTCCGTATTAA
- a CDS encoding response regulator transcription factor → MRVLIADDHHVVRRGLLFFLKTQKDIEVVGEAANGVEAVEMAGELQPDIVLMDLVMPEMDGIQATRKIKESYPDIIVLMLTSFSDRDHILPAIEAGAAGYQLKDIEPDELVESLRSLMRGENTLHPKASSELAKAPEDPPPHVLHPLTPREAEVLAELTKGKSNREVASALFVTEKTVKTHISNIFIKLEVQDRTQAALYAVKHGLTEYAN, encoded by the coding sequence ATGAGAGTATTGATTGCGGATGACCATCACGTAGTAAGAAGAGGATTGCTGTTTTTCCTGAAAACCCAAAAAGACATTGAAGTGGTCGGGGAGGCTGCGAATGGCGTCGAAGCTGTCGAGATGGCAGGCGAGCTGCAGCCGGATATCGTCTTGATGGATCTGGTCATGCCTGAAATGGACGGCATCCAGGCAACTCGGAAAATCAAAGAGTCTTATCCGGATATCATTGTGTTGATGCTCACGAGCTTTTCCGACCGCGACCACATCCTTCCGGCGATCGAAGCAGGAGCGGCAGGCTATCAGTTGAAAGATATCGAACCGGACGAATTGGTGGAGTCGCTGCGCAGCTTGATGCGCGGGGAGAATACGCTGCATCCGAAAGCTTCGTCGGAATTGGCGAAAGCGCCGGAAGACCCGCCGCCGCACGTTCTCCATCCTTTAACGCCAAGGGAAGCGGAAGTGCTCGCGGAGCTGACCAAAGGGAAAAGCAACCGGGAAGTGGCGTCTGCTTTGTTCGTGACCGAGAAGACGGTGAAAACGCATATTTCCAATATCTTCATCAAACTCGAAGTCCAGGACCGGACGCAAGCGGCGCTTTACGCCGTCAAGCATGGGTTGACGGAATACGCCAATTGA
- a CDS encoding phospho-sugar mutase — MTWKQRMQKWLGHEGLDVNTKQQLQLLSEDEQLAEDAFYQDLVFGTGGMRGEIGPGTNRMNVYTVRKASKGIADYIESFGEEAMKRGVAIAFDSRRMSPEFAEEAARTFAAAGIRAYVYEAARTTPQLSFTVRELNAFMGIVITASHNPPEYNGYKVYGEDGAQLDLEAADQVIGFVSRVEDELAIQNEEYDSSLLEILGEQLDRAYIDQVLTVQETSVEPISVVFTPLHGASGTTVRRVFEEAGYSGISYVEEQMAPDGEFPTVESPNPEESSAFDLARKYGEEQTADLLIAIDPDGDRVGAAVWTGTQYELLTGNQTGGILLEYLLSQKKAKGELPEDGRIFKTIVTSGFGEAVAQSYGIESEDVLTGFKFIGEKLRENDAQHEFTFLFGYEESYGYLIRDFARDKDAVQATLLLVEAAAFYKKQGKNLYGVLNELYERHGFYRELLVSVTKKGIEGAREITQLLDGLRTAPPQSIAGIAVEKIEDYDSRTRTLVDMGTSEAIVLPQSNVLKYFLSDGSWVCVRPSGTEPKVKYYFGVKAATQQESDEKLELLKESFLDIVANR, encoded by the coding sequence ATGACATGGAAACAGCGAATGCAAAAATGGCTCGGACACGAGGGGCTGGACGTGAACACGAAACAACAGCTGCAATTATTATCGGAAGACGAGCAGCTGGCAGAAGATGCGTTTTATCAGGACTTGGTGTTCGGAACAGGTGGGATGCGCGGTGAAATTGGACCAGGCACGAACCGCATGAACGTCTATACCGTCAGAAAAGCGTCAAAAGGCATTGCCGATTATATTGAAAGCTTCGGCGAAGAGGCGATGAAGCGTGGCGTGGCAATCGCGTTCGACAGCCGCCGCATGTCACCGGAGTTTGCCGAAGAAGCGGCGCGAACATTTGCTGCTGCGGGCATTCGTGCTTATGTATATGAAGCGGCGCGCACGACGCCGCAATTATCGTTCACGGTGCGCGAATTGAATGCCTTCATGGGCATCGTCATCACCGCAAGCCACAACCCGCCTGAATACAATGGCTATAAAGTATACGGCGAAGACGGCGCACAATTGGATTTGGAAGCGGCAGACCAGGTCATCGGATTTGTCAGCCGAGTGGAAGATGAACTAGCCATCCAAAATGAAGAATATGATTCCTCCTTATTGGAAATTCTCGGCGAACAGCTCGACCGCGCCTATATCGACCAAGTGTTGACGGTTCAGGAAACAAGTGTTGAGCCGATCAGCGTCGTCTTTACGCCGCTCCATGGGGCATCAGGCACGACCGTCCGCCGGGTTTTTGAGGAAGCAGGCTATAGCGGCATCAGCTATGTCGAAGAACAAATGGCGCCAGACGGTGAATTCCCGACGGTGGAATCACCGAACCCGGAAGAATCATCAGCGTTTGACCTTGCCCGAAAATACGGTGAAGAGCAGACCGCAGATCTATTGATTGCCATTGACCCGGACGGCGACCGCGTCGGAGCTGCGGTTTGGACCGGTACGCAATACGAATTGTTAACGGGCAACCAAACCGGCGGCATCTTGCTGGAATATTTATTGAGCCAGAAAAAAGCAAAAGGCGAACTGCCGGAAGACGGACGCATCTTTAAGACCATCGTCACTTCCGGATTCGGGGAAGCGGTCGCACAAAGCTACGGCATAGAGAGCGAAGACGTGTTGACAGGCTTTAAATTCATCGGCGAAAAATTGCGTGAAAATGATGCGCAGCACGAATTCACCTTCTTATTCGGCTACGAGGAAAGCTACGGCTATTTGATCCGCGATTTTGCGCGCGATAAAGACGCCGTGCAAGCGACATTGCTATTGGTCGAAGCGGCTGCCTTCTATAAGAAGCAAGGCAAAAATCTTTACGGCGTATTGAATGAATTATATGAACGCCACGGCTTCTACCGCGAATTGCTCGTTTCCGTGACGAAAAAAGGCATCGAAGGGGCACGTGAAATCACGCAGCTGCTCGACGGCTTGCGCACGGCGCCGCCACAATCCATTGCCGGCATCGCGGTCGAAAAAATCGAAGACTATGATAGCCGGACACGGACGCTTGTCGATATGGGGACGAGTGAAGCGATCGTCTTGCCGCAATCAAATGTCCTAAAATACTTCCTGTCGGATGGTTCGTGGGTCTGCGTGCGCCCAAGCGGCACCGAGCCGAAAGTGAAATACTATTTCGGCGTCAAAGCAGCAACCCAGCAGGAAAGCGACGAAAAGCTCGAACTATTGAAAGAATCATTTCTCGATATCGTTGCGAACCGCTGA
- a CDS encoding carbon-nitrogen hydrolase family protein: MAEQFDLSHFEKSMIIREMSYADIPAILEMQQLCFPGMEPWKEEQLRSHLGVFAQGQIVAELDGKVIGSCSSLLINFDEYDDRHTWDDVTDGGYITNHNQDGYNMYGIEVMVHPEYRRMQVGQRLYEARKELARELNLKSIIIGGRIPNYHKHADEMSPREYVDSVSRHKIYDPVLTFQLMNGFQLMRINPGYLQDDKASGKYATLMEWNNVDYKPISKRHFKTSLPVRICVVQYLMRAINSFDDLANQVEYFVDVASDAHSDFVVFPEIFTTQLMSFLNEPSPSQAVRKLTEFTPQYIELFTDLAVRYNVNIIGGSHFVKEEDDEIYNIAYLFRRDGSIDKQYKIHITPNERKWWGISAGDSVRVFDTDCGKIAIQICYDIEFPELARIATDMGANIIFSPFCTEDRQGYLRVRYCAQARAVENQIYTVISGTVGNLPQTENMDIQYAQSGIFAPSDFEFARDGIVGETNPNLEMVLIGDVDLEILRRQRQDGTVKQLKDRRHDVYRVEYKQD; this comes from the coding sequence GTGGCAGAACAATTCGATTTATCCCATTTTGAAAAAAGCATGATCATCCGTGAGATGAGCTATGCTGATATACCTGCCATTCTGGAAATGCAGCAGCTTTGCTTTCCGGGCATGGAACCTTGGAAAGAAGAGCAGCTCAGAAGCCATTTAGGCGTTTTTGCACAAGGGCAGATCGTCGCGGAACTTGACGGCAAAGTAATCGGCTCCTGCTCGAGCCTATTGATTAATTTTGATGAATACGATGACCGCCATACATGGGACGATGTCACAGACGGCGGCTATATAACGAACCATAACCAAGATGGCTATAATATGTACGGCATTGAAGTCATGGTGCATCCTGAATACCGCCGCATGCAAGTCGGGCAGCGTTTGTACGAAGCGCGCAAGGAACTCGCGCGTGAATTGAACTTGAAATCGATCATCATCGGCGGGCGCATCCCGAACTACCATAAACACGCAGACGAAATGTCGCCGCGTGAATACGTCGATTCGGTGTCACGCCATAAAATCTATGATCCGGTGCTGACGTTCCAATTGATGAACGGTTTCCAGCTCATGCGGATCAACCCAGGCTATTTGCAGGACGATAAAGCATCGGGCAAATACGCAACGCTTATGGAGTGGAACAATGTCGATTACAAACCGATCTCCAAGCGCCATTTCAAGACGAGTCTGCCTGTGCGGATCTGTGTCGTCCAATATTTGATGCGTGCCATCAATTCATTCGACGATTTGGCGAACCAGGTCGAGTACTTTGTCGACGTGGCCTCCGATGCGCATTCGGACTTCGTCGTGTTCCCGGAAATCTTCACGACGCAATTGATGTCGTTCTTGAATGAACCATCGCCGAGCCAAGCGGTCCGCAAACTGACGGAATTCACTCCTCAGTATATCGAGCTGTTCACGGATCTCGCCGTCCGCTATAACGTCAACATCATCGGCGGCTCGCATTTCGTTAAAGAAGAAGACGATGAGATTTACAACATCGCATATTTGTTCCGTCGCGATGGTTCAATCGATAAACAGTACAAGATCCATATCACGCCGAATGAACGTAAATGGTGGGGCATTTCAGCAGGCGACTCCGTGCGCGTCTTCGATACGGATTGCGGCAAGATCGCCATCCAGATCTGCTACGACATCGAGTTCCCGGAACTGGCCCGCATCGCCACCGATATGGGCGCCAATATCATATTCTCGCCGTTCTGTACGGAAGACCGCCAAGGCTATTTACGCGTGCGTTATTGTGCACAGGCCCGCGCAGTCGAGAACCAGATCTACACAGTCATTTCCGGAACGGTCGGAAACTTGCCGCAAACGGAAAACATGGATATCCAATATGCCCAGTCCGGCATCTTCGCGCCGTCTGATTTCGAATTTGCGCGTGATGGCATCGTCGGAGAGACCAATCCGAACCTGGAAATGGTGTTGATCGGGGATGTTGACCTTGAAATCCTCAGACGCCAACGCCAAGACGGCACTGTCAAGCAGTTGAAGGACCGCCGCCATGACGTCTACCGTGTTGAATATAAACAAGATTAA